One window of the Gopherus evgoodei ecotype Sinaloan lineage unplaced genomic scaffold, rGopEvg1_v1.p scaffold_36_arrow_ctg1, whole genome shotgun sequence genome contains the following:
- the LOC115641935 gene encoding olfactory receptor 51I2-like gives MSDSNRTDFTNPSNFILLGIPGLEAAHIWISIPFCAMYTIAVLGNFTILFIVKREPSLHGPMYYFLCMLSLSDQVMSTFTLPKLLSIFWFNSREIDFSACLTQMYFVHCFSVMESGILVVMDFDRYVAICNPLRYSMTLKNSVVVKIGLAMVLHSGLFALPYPLLASQWPYCRTNIIPHFYCGHIAVVKLACTDISISSYYGLFDLLSVIGMDGFFIAMSYTEILRAIFRLLTKDAWLKTFGTCIARTTCISHLFAISALYFPDLFSSLVLRFGHNVPLHVLIFIASVYHPVPPVLHPIIYGVRTKQIRDRLLQLFTHKET, from the exons atgtcagattctaACAGAAccgacttcaccaacccctccaacTTCATCCTACTAGGCATTCCTGGCCTAGAGGCTGCCCATATCTGGATCTCCATTCCCTTCTGTGCCATGTACACCATAGCCGTGTTGGgtaacttcaccatcctgttcattgtgaagagggagccgagcctccatgggcccatgtactatttcctctgcatgctgtcccTCAGCGACCAGGTCATGTCCACATTCACCCTACCGAaactgctgagcatcttctggttcaattccagggagattgatttcagtgcctgcctcacccagatgtactttgTTCACTGCTTCTCAGTGATGGAGTCTGGAATCCTCGTGGTCATGGATTttgatcgctatgtggccatctgcaatCCTCTGAGATATTCCATGACCCTAAAAAACTCTGTTGTGGTCAAGATAGGCCTGGCCATGGTGCTGCACAGTGGCTTATTCGCATTACCTTATCCCTTATTGGCGAGtcagtggccatattgcagaaccaacatcatcccaCACTTCTACTGTGGACATATAGctgtggtgaagctggcctgcaCTGACATCAGCATCAGTAGTTACTATGGCCTGTTTGATCTTCTCTCTGTGATCGGAATGGATGGGTTTTTTATCGCCATGTCCTATACTGAGATCCTCCGGGCCATCTTCCGCCTCCTCACAAAAGATGCCTGGCTCAAAACTTTTGggacctgt attGCTAGGACAACCTGCATCTCTCACCTTTTTGCCATCTCAGCTTTGTACTTCCCAGATTTATTCTCCTCTCTTGTGCTGCGATTTGGCCACAATGTACCACTGCATGTCCTGATTTTCATTGCCAGTGTGTACCACCCCGTTCCTCCTGTGCTGCACCCCATTATTTATggggtgaggaccaaacagatccgggACAGACTGCTCCAGCTCTTTACTCATAAAGAGACCTAA